A window of the Lolium perenne isolate Kyuss_39 chromosome 7, Kyuss_2.0, whole genome shotgun sequence genome harbors these coding sequences:
- the LOC127317580 gene encoding PH, RCC1 and FYVE domains-containing protein 1 produces the protein MAADYLKNDPFERDVEQAITALKKGTHLLKYGRRGKPKFCPFRLSNDETMLIWYSGRMEKQLNLIQVSRIIPGQRTAIFMRHPRPDKEYQSFSLIYGQRSLDLICKDKDEAESWFVALKALISRRYCKWTIGTKNGKASYKPTNHTHGDSPLASPCSSTEVENKASEGIQQCGTDYDARPFANFGNIFSDLILYTGQEKTRVSTGSVSTSSSTISGSADTSDEGVSGIDNNARVSYSSTVSSCSYGSGDDFDSMGDVLLWGKGVGDGKLAYSSHLCGNLYGSRIDASLPKALESAVLLDIHSIACGSKHSVLVTKQGEMYSWGEESGGRLGHGVDTYVTHPKLISTLSGINIESVACGEFHTCAVSFCGDLYTWGDGMHNFGLLGHGNDTAHWIPKKVCGPLEGLHVSSVSCGPWHTAVVTSAGQLFTFGDGVFGALGHGDRQSTNVAREVGSLRGMRTVRAACGAWHTVAIVEVVDSLNFATSCKLFTWGDGNKGQLGHPDREARLLPACVESLFKVIFCQVACGYDFTVALSTSRKVYTMGSNAFGQLGNPTNDGKLHSIVKGGISSRSVEEIACGSHHVAALTSKAEVYTWGKGANGRLGHGNNFDRNTATFVEALKDKQVKSVVCGTDFTAVVCLHKCTSGLDQSICSGCHLQFGFRRKRHNCYNCGLLYCKACSTRKSMKASLAPNLHKTYRVCDECYTKLNTVGDVMSLQRSKLHDGNPHQLSSGATDRENSNKNLRVRLSRFLTMEPSKPEGKHSRSNSRFPLHHSGNLSLGSINFVGDSKEVISSCSPTSTTSPLSSGLSSPHFTNRLTTSGLVLPSPDSACTYMSNKNLTEEVARLQSQVNELRDKSKLLEAELDNTNNQLREARTTADVENLKCKAAKEVISSLTTQIKSITERAPEECTVNETWTGEVSKSFGSHVGENHGNDVSRSPDSSVQLAHQLPCKGNSIVADIDWIEQVEPGVYITLFCSPAGHKYLRRVRFSKKHFSEQQAERWWAEHRPTLQQQYGILTGDSIIPSRTSQEKG, from the exons ATGGCTGCGGATTATTTGAAGAATGATCCCTTTGAGAGGGATGTTGAACAG GCGATAACAGCCCTGAAGAAAGGGACACACTTATTGAAATATGGGAGGCGAGGAAAACCAAAATTCTGCCCATTCAGACTTTCCAAT GATGAGACTATGCTCATATGGTACTCTGGGAGAATGGAGAAGCAGCTAAACCTTATTCAAGTATCAAGAATAATACCTGGACAACGCACG GCTATCTTCATGAGACATCCAAGGCCGGATAAAGAGTATCAATCATTTTCTCTTATATATGGGCAGAGATCATTAGATCTG ATCTGCAAAGATAAGGATGAGGCAGAATCCTGGTTTGTTGCGTTAAAGGCACTTATTTCACGACGATACTGTAAGTGGACGATAGGAACAAAAAATGGTAAAGCTTCTTATAAGCCAACTAACCATACGCATGGAGATTCACCATTGGCATCTCCATGTTCTAGTACTGAAGTTGAAAATAAG GCATCGGAAGGCATCCAACAATGCGGCACAGATTATGATGCTCGTCCATTTGCTAATTTTGGGAATATTTTTTCTGATCTGATATTATACACCGGGCAGGAGAAGACTAGAGTTAGTACAGGTTCAGTTAGTACTTCCAGCTCCACTATATCTGGAAGTGCAGATACATCAGATGAGGGAGTATCTGGAATTGATAATAATGCCAGAGTTAGCTATTCAAGTACAGTAAGTTCATGCAGCTATGGATCAGGTGATGATTTTGATTCAATGGGGGATGTTCTCCTTTGGGGAAAGGGAGTAGGTGATGGCAAGCTTGCTTATTCCTCACATTTATGTGGAAATCTGTATGGTTCTAGGATTGATGCATCTTTACCAAAGGCACTTGAGTCAGCGGTCTTGCTGGATATTCACAGTATAGCTTGTGGTAGTAAGCATTCAGTTCTGGTTACTAAACAAGGAGAAATGTACAGTTGGGGCGAAGAGTCAGGGGGCAGGCTCGGACATGGAGTTGATACCTATGTAACCCACCCTAAGCTTATTAGTACCTTGAGTGGAATTAATATTGAATCCGTTGCCTGTGGGGAATTTCATACATGTGCTGTTTCCTTTTGTGGGGATCTCTATACATGGGGTGATGGGATGCACAATTTCGGCCTTCTTGGTCATGGGAATGATACTGCTCACTGGATTCCGAAGAAGGTCTGTGGCCCTTTGGAAGGACTGCACGTCTCCTCAGTATCATGTGGGCCTTGGCATACAGCCGTGGTGACATCAGCAGGTCAATTGTTCACTTTTGGCGATGGAGTATTTGGTGCATTAGGTCATGGAGATCGCCAGAGCACAAATGTTGCAAGGGAAGTGGGCTCTCTAAGAGGCATGCGTACTGTACGTGCAGCTTGTGGTGCTTGGCATACAGTTGCAATTGTTGAGGTTGTAGATTCTCTAAATTTTGCTACATCTTGTAAACTATTCACATGGGGAGATGGGAATAAAGGTCAACTTGGACATCCTGACAGGGAAGCAAGGCTCCTCCCAGCCTGCGTGGAATCACTTTTTAAGGTTATTTTCTGCCAGGTAGCCTGTGGATATGACTTCACCGTTGCTTTGTCAACTTCTAGGAAAGTGTACACAATGGGCAGTAATGCCTTTGGACAACTTGGAAATCCAACGAATGATGGGAAGCTCCACTCTATTGTAAAAGGGGGCATCTCCAGCCGTTCCGTTGAAGAGATAGCCTGTGGTTCTCATCATGTTGCTGCGCTGACTTCTAAAGCTGAAGTTTATACTTGGGGCAAGGGTGCGAATGGTCGTTTAGGACATGGCAACAATTTTGATCGGAATACTGCAACTTTTGTTGAAGCTTTGAAAGATAAGCAAGTCAAGAGCGTGGTATGTGGTACAGATTTCACTGCTGTTGTATGTTTACATAAGTGCACATCTGGTTTAGATCAGTCAATATGCTCTGGATGTCATTTACAATTTGGTTTTAGAAGAAAGCGACATAACTGTTATAATTGCGGATTATTATATTGCAAAGCATGCAGCACAAGGAAATCGATGAAAGCTTCTTTGGCTCCAAATTTGCACAAAACATATCGGGTATGTGATGAGTGCTATACCAAACTTAATACGGTCGGGGATGTTATGAGTCTGCAGAGATCAAAGCTTCATGATGGAAACCCACATCAATTGTCAAGTGGAGCAACTGATAGAGAAAACTCAAATAAGAATTTGCGAGTGCGACTTTCTAGGTTTTTGACTATGGAACCATCCAAGCCTGAAGGAAAACACTCACGGAGTAACAGCCGGTTTCCTCTTCATCATTCAGGAAACTTAAGCCTTGGCAGTATAAACTTCGTTGGCGACTCTAAAGAGGTTATTTCTTCGTGCAGTCCTACCTCGACGACATCACCTTTGTCCTCTGGACTGAGTTCGCCACATTTTACTAACAGATTAACTACATCTGGCCTAGTTTTACCATCACCAGACTCTGCCTGTACGTATATGTCAAACAAGAATCTGACTGAAGAAGTTGCTAGATTGCAATCACAG GTGAATGAGCTCAGGGATAAGTCCAAATTACTTGAAGCAGAACTTGACAATACTAATAATCAGTTAAGAGAGGCCAGGACTACTGCTGATGTGGAGAACTTGAAGTGCAAAGCAGCAAAAGAAGTTATCAGTTCCCTTACTACTCAG ATCAAAAGTATAACCGAAAGAGCACCTGAAGAGTGTACTGTCAATGAAACCTGGACTGGTGAAGTATCCAAGTCGTTTGGAAGTCATGTTGGTGAGAATCATGGGAACGATGTATCAAGGTCACCTGATTCCAGTGTGCAGTTGGCTCATCAGTTGCCTTGCAAAGGAAACAGTATAGTAGCAGATATTGATTGGATCGAACAGGTTGAACCCGGTGTATACATCACGCTATTCTGCTCACCAGCAGGTCATAAATACCTCCGGCGTGTCCGTTTTAG CAAAAAGCACTTCAGTGAACAACAAGCAGAGCGATGGTGGGCCGAACACCGACCTACTCTACAACAACAGTACGGTATCCTGACTGGAGACAGTATCATTCCGTCAAGAACGTCCCAAGAAAAGGGATAG